The candidate division WOR-3 bacterium DNA window AGCCCTTCAGTGGTCCGAAGTCGGAAAATTTTATGAATAATTCAACCCCCCGACTGTAACCATATCCATTATTGGTATATACATTATTCTCAAACCTCAACAGATGACGATAATCTTTATAATAACAATCTCCTCGAATCAGCCAGCATCCAAAATCTTTTTTGATTCCGATAGTATAATGTCTGGCCTCGAGTGATCCCGGTGTTCCCTGAAGATAGTACTCAATCTTAGGAAATTGATGGTAAACACCTGTGGAAAAATTTAATAGTATATTATTCCAGAGATTATATCCGATGGAAAAGCGCGGATCTAAGGTTAAAGAACCTGATCCATCTTGATAATCACACCTGACACCGGCGTTAAATGCATATCTTTCTAAAAAAGAAATCTCATTCTGAATGTAAATCCCGGCTGTCCATCTCTCCACGGTATCCCGATATTCTATTTTCGTTACAGAAGTATCACACCATCGAGTTGAGTCCTCAGGGAATAAATTGTATATATCAAATGTTGTTTTTTGAATCACAGCACCACTTTTTATATTATATTTTTCGTTCAGCATAAAACTGAAGTTTTCAGTCAGGTGATAACTTCTTTCAGTAGGTTTATGCTCGTAGATACCAGGTATATAATATCGGGGAGAATAATTCAAATATGCCAGGTTCAGCATGGAAATACCGTTTTCTTTTATAAAATTGATCATATTTAATGAAAGTATCCGACTCTGCTCTTTTTCTGTATATTCAAAGTTGTTAATCTCAACGGAAAATGCATCCTGGGTCAAAAGACCGAGTAATTCAATACGTTCGCCGCTGTCATTTATATGATAAGTCAGTTTCGCCGTGAAATCCCGCCAATAAGGTGTAATATTAAAATCTTCTTTTTTCAATAAAAAATCTGTAAAATTTTGCCGGTAGGAACAGATTAATGAAACTCTGTGAGTAACCGATGATTCCAGGTGGCAACCCAGGGAAGCATTACTACCCCCTAAGGATCCGGTAAATGTCCGTGAACTTCTATATTTAGATTTAATGTCTACAACCGACGAAATACTATTTCCATATTGAGCGGGAAATCCCGAAAGATAAATAGCTACGTCACGACATACAACAGGGTCAAAAATTGAAAAAAGACCACCTCCAATGTTTTCTTGATGAAAAGCATGTATAATCGGTGTATAATCAAGCAAAACGATATTTTCTTCAGGACTTCCACCATGGGGGTAAATCGGCGCTATATCACTACCAGAATTCGCTCCCGGCAAGGATTTTATGACCCAGAACATTTCCGCTGCACCACCGACATCATTATAGATATCCAGAGAAGAGAAAGTGCCGGATTTCTCAGTCTGTTCAGAGATAAAATATGAACTTGTGGCGGTAATTGTTTCTTTAATACTAATGGGGACTTCTTCCAGCAAAACCGTAAGATAAATTTCAGAATCTTTCAGTAAAATACTTTTTTCAACCTCACGATAGCCGATACGTGAAAAAATTACTGTATACTCACCTGCATGGGGTAATCGTAACGAAAAATTCCCCTGTTCGTCTGTAGCCGTTCCGATTTTGCTATCTTGAATATAGACATCGACAAGATAAAGAGGTCGGGAAGTGTCCTTGTCTCGGACCTGGCCGGTTAATAAATTATAGGTAAAAAGAAAAAAAAGAATCATTCTTTAATCTTCTTCAATTCCATTTTTGCCCATTTATAAGACGGTTCTATCTCCAAAGCTTTTTTCATCACCCTTATCGCCGAATTGACATTATTATTTTCTTTATAGGCGATCCCCAACCAAACATAGAATTCAGCGACTTCAGGAGAGAGCTCAACGGCTTTCAAAAATTCAACCAATGCCTTTTGTTTATCTCCTCCCCATTTTTGAGGAGTATGCAGGTATCTAATACCTAAACGTAAATGTGCCCAGGGGTTATCTGGATCAAGTTCGACACCTTTTTCAAGTTCTTTTTTTGACTTGGGTCCGAATATCATCCCGGCTAAAGGATTATCGTCTAAAACAATCTTCATACCATAAAGTGTTCCCAAAAGGGCATGGGCATCGGAATAATCCACCGCAATATCTATAGATTTCTTCACCCTTTCAATACTTTTATTCAAGTATTCTTTTGCTCGCTCTTTCTTACCTGCCACGTAGTAATAGTTGAGAATGCGATAGCTGCTTTCGCTTAGATAATAGTAAGTGGTACAGTTACATACCCCCTCTGTTTCTTCTAACAACAAGGATTCCGCTTTGAAAAGCATATTGATATTCTGTAAATATGTCCCTTGTTCCAGGTAATACAATGCACTGTCAATCTGAAAAAAAATTGCAAATATCAACATCATTCAATTCCTAATCGTTTTTTAAGAACGTCATTATCAGGGAAAAGAGAGAATCCTTTCTTCCATACTGCAGTGGCTTTATCTTCTTCTTTTACCTTTCTGTAAAGATCACCGAGCGTGATATACGTGAATACAAATTCAGGTCGTAAAGTATCTGTCTTCTCCTGTATCTGCAGAAGTTTACTTAAGATCTTTATCGCTTCGCTGTCGCAGTTAAAATCCTGGGGCATATGATAATAAGTCATACCTAATGCATAAAGAGCCGACCAATGAAGAGAATCTATAGCAATTGTTTTTTTGAACTCATCTATGGCGGAAGATGCAAGCATTCCGGCTTCTGGACCGGGACTATGCTGAATTTTGTCGATATAAGCCATTCCTAAAGCAAAATGAAAATCGGCTTTGTTTTTATCGACACGAACCATTTTTTTGAAAAATCCAATTTCCCGTTCAATTTCCTGTTTACTGAGACAAAGCTCTCGATACCTGTTTATTGCAGCTTCATCTGTTTTAACCTGCAAAATTCTTTCCAAATCAACCAGTGCCTTGATAGTATCTCCACGATACAGAGAACTATCTACGAGCTGTTGATAATATTTTAAGGACTCAGGAGGGAAAACAGAATTGACCTCTTGTTTTCCACGACAGCTGAGCTGTGTGATTATCAGTAAAAGAAAAATATAACTTGCAGGGATTTTCATAACACCTCCTCTTTTTTGAATCTTTTGACTGCAAGGGACAGACACAGAATTAACCAAAAGAGCAATATACCCAATTCTGTGATGTTTTGGAAAAAAGGTGTGCCGCGTATTATAATATTAGAAAGACCTTTATTCAAATAGGTATAAGGAAACACATGGGCAATTATTTTCAAAAACTGCGGCAGATGGTCGATAGAATAAAAAGTGCCGCCGAGAAAAAGCATAGGGAAAAACAAAAGATTGGCGGTCTGAATTGTCTGACTCTGTGTTCGGCCTAAAGAAACGAGAAACACCGCCAAAGCTGCTAATGATAATGTTCCTATAAATAAAATTAAGTTCACCTCAAATATGTTGCCCTTTATTCGAAATCCGAATACTGTATATGAAAAAAGCATAAAAAGATTGGCTACAACAAAAAGGATTATGAATCTGCTTATAATAAGACCGCTGAGATATATTAATTCGCTGACCGGTGAAATTGTAAGCCTTTTATAAAAACCATGCTGTCGGTAAAAATTCAGGACAAGTCCCGCGCCGAATACGGCGATATTGAGAGCAATCATACCGGTAAGCCCGCTCGTTAAGGTATTAATATAACCAGGGAATTTACCCCAAATGCCGGCAAAAAGCAGAAGACAAATAAAGGGAAAAGCTAAAGTATAGAAAACCGATTCTCTCTGCCTGATAAACAGCATCAATTCAATCCTGATGATCTTCAGCAATTTAGTCATTGAATTCCTCTCCGACTAATAGAAGGAAAACATCCGTTAAATCCACATTTTTCTGCGTAAAATTTTGATTGGATTTCTGCAATACATGGATAAGTTCTTGCGGCTGGTTTGTGAAAAAATATGTATTTACGGCTGTGTGAACAACCTTTGTTACTGGAGAATTTATCTTCAGAGAAAAATCCACTGGGCATGTTATGCGGAATTTAAATCCTATGTTTTTCACCAGACTCTGCGGTGAATCAATAGCACATAATTTCCCTTTATGAATAATTCCAATCCGATCACATAGTTTATCTGCTTCTGTAATATTGTGTGTATTAATGAAGACTGTTTTGTTTTCTTTTTTACAACCTTTCAAATAATCAAAAAATTTTTGCCGCGCAACAGGATCAAGGCGGGAAAACGGTTCATCAAGAATCAACACCCGGGGATCGTGAAGGCAAGCCAATATCATACCAAGACGTTGTTTTTCTCCCCGGGAAAGATGTTTATACAGCCGCTCCTTTTTATTCGCCAGTCCAAATCTTTCCAGAAGGAATCGTATCCGCTCGGATGATTTTATATTATGGAATGAAGCAAATAATTCAACAGCTTCTTTTACTTTTATGTTCCAGGGTAGAGCGGTATAATCCAATTGTACGCCTATAATACCTGCCAACCTTTTCCGTTGAAAAAAAGGATCCACGTTAGCAACAGAAATCTCTCCGGATGAAGGTTTTTTTAATCCAACGATCATCTCTGAAATTGTTGTTTTGCCGCTTCCATTGGGTCCCAAGAGTCCAAAAATTTCTCCCTTTTCCACAGTAAAAGAGATTTCGTCCACGGCGGTAAATCCATCATATTTTTTAGTCACTCTTTCGAATCTAATAGCAGCCATTTTGTGTTCTCTTTCTATTCAAAAACAGGCTTACCTATAACAATCGGATATAAAACAGCCTCATTAACACCATCAACTTCCAGAAAAGAATTAATTTCATCATCATGGAAGCCTCCGATAAGAACCGAACCTAAACTGATGGCTTCGCATATCAGGGATAAATTCTGAGCTACATGACCACTTTCCATAAGAACGAAACGATAACCGCGTTCGTGATATTTGAATGTTGTTCTTTTAAATATTCCCGTTATAAACAAAACAGCATTCGCACCTTTAATCATTTGTTGGATCATACATGCATTTGAAATAGAATCTCGAAAATCGCCCAATTTTAATTCTTCAAGCGCGTGATGTAATACATTATAATGATAGAGTCCCGGTTTAATATCTTGTGACAAAAAAATGTTTATGTAAAGTTCCAGGGGATAAAGAGCACCAGCCGAGGGAGTAACCCGTAAGAATTGAATCACGGTTGGATCCTTTGGAATGGGAACTTTTGCATTAATGCCGTAAGAAAAATACAGTAATTTTGCTGTTTCTTCTATCGTAATGGGCTTTCCGCTAAAATTTCTTCTTGTACGGCGTTGTCTGATAATTGTTTCAATGCTTTTATGTGAATTCGTAAAAGTTTTCGGTAATTTTATCTGTTTTTTGCCGGCATAGAGTTTATATGACATCGCCATTCTTTTCAAAAAATAAGGATGTCGTGTAACTGTTTCTATAAAAGTTCCATACTCACGGCTGTATAATTTGTTAATTTTAGTGTTCTCGTGAAAGATTTCCCATAAATTCCAGAGATGATTATCAGTAAGCTCGGCAAAAATATCTCTTTTTCTTTTTCGCATATTCTAAGCCGAAGGATGAGGATATAAATTTATATCACTTTCACAGCATGAACTCATAAAACCAAGTTTCACGGGTACATCATAAA harbors:
- a CDS encoding ABC transporter permease; this encodes MTKLLKIIRIELMLFIRQRESVFYTLAFPFICLLLFAGIWGKFPGYINTLTSGLTGMIALNIAVFGAGLVLNFYRQHGFYKRLTISPVSELIYLSGLIISRFIILFVVANLFMLFSYTVFGFRIKGNIFEVNLILFIGTLSLAALAVFLVSLGRTQSQTIQTANLLFFPMLFLGGTFYSIDHLPQFLKIIAHVFPYTYLNKGLSNIIIRGTPFFQNITELGILLFWLILCLSLAVKRFKKEEVL
- a CDS encoding SagB/ThcOx family dehydrogenase, whose product is MRKRKRDIFAELTDNHLWNLWEIFHENTKINKLYSREYGTFIETVTRHPYFLKRMAMSYKLYAGKKQIKLPKTFTNSHKSIETIIRQRRTRRNFSGKPITIEETAKLLYFSYGINAKVPIPKDPTVIQFLRVTPSAGALYPLELYINIFLSQDIKPGLYHYNVLHHALEELKLGDFRDSISNACMIQQMIKGANAVLFITGIFKRTTFKYHERGYRFVLMESGHVAQNLSLICEAISLGSVLIGGFHDDEINSFLEVDGVNEAVLYPIVIGKPVFE
- a CDS encoding ABC transporter ATP-binding protein; protein product: MAAIRFERVTKKYDGFTAVDEISFTVEKGEIFGLLGPNGSGKTTISEMIVGLKKPSSGEISVANVDPFFQRKRLAGIIGVQLDYTALPWNIKVKEAVELFASFHNIKSSERIRFLLERFGLANKKERLYKHLSRGEKQRLGMILACLHDPRVLILDEPFSRLDPVARQKFFDYLKGCKKENKTVFINTHNITEADKLCDRIGIIHKGKLCAIDSPQSLVKNIGFKFRITCPVDFSLKINSPVTKVVHTAVNTYFFTNQPQELIHVLQKSNQNFTQKNVDLTDVFLLLVGEEFND